In Micromonospora sp. NBC_01813, the following are encoded in one genomic region:
- a CDS encoding ROK family transcriptional regulator, with translation MGSPRLPGTPRLLRALNDRAALELLIARGPLTRAQLGELTGLSKVTASQLVERLEGRGLVTRVGEQAGGRGPNAQLYAVQPGSAHVVGVDVGPDRVVAACADIAGTVTGRVELSTKDTDDPVGVVHNAVVQAVSSADAQLAGVRRVVLGTPGLVDPGTGDITFAYNLPRWHRGLLAALREDLATTVVFENDVNLAAVAEAHAGAARDVPDFVLVWAGVGVGLAIMLGGRLHHGSTGAAGEIGYLPVPGAPIPRDLSRRAKPAFQQVAGADAVRAVAREHGFRAASAGEAVQAAIAAGTRGGPLLDELARRLALGVASSCVVLDPPLVVLTGEVGRAGGSALAERVQHEVAAITLVAPRVTVTEVEDEPVLQGALRIALDAVRDEVFGSTVG, from the coding sequence ATGGGTTCCCCGCGCCTGCCCGGCACGCCCCGCCTGCTGCGAGCGCTCAATGACCGGGCCGCGCTGGAGCTGCTCATCGCCCGGGGTCCACTCACCCGTGCGCAGCTCGGCGAACTGACCGGCCTGTCCAAGGTGACCGCGTCGCAACTGGTCGAACGCCTCGAAGGCCGCGGCCTGGTCACCCGGGTCGGCGAGCAGGCCGGCGGGCGAGGGCCCAACGCCCAGCTGTACGCGGTGCAGCCGGGCAGCGCGCACGTGGTCGGCGTCGACGTCGGCCCGGACCGGGTGGTCGCCGCCTGCGCCGACATCGCCGGTACGGTGACCGGCCGGGTTGAGCTGTCCACGAAGGACACCGACGATCCGGTCGGCGTGGTGCACAACGCGGTGGTGCAGGCCGTCAGCAGCGCCGACGCGCAGCTGGCCGGGGTGCGGCGGGTGGTGCTGGGCACCCCCGGCCTGGTCGATCCGGGCACCGGCGACATCACCTTCGCGTACAACCTGCCGCGCTGGCACCGTGGCCTGCTGGCCGCCCTGCGCGAGGACCTGGCCACCACAGTGGTGTTCGAGAACGACGTCAACCTCGCGGCGGTAGCCGAAGCACACGCCGGAGCAGCCCGCGACGTGCCGGACTTCGTGTTGGTCTGGGCCGGTGTCGGAGTCGGCCTGGCGATCATGCTCGGTGGCCGGCTGCACCACGGCAGCACCGGCGCGGCTGGCGAGATCGGCTACCTGCCGGTGCCCGGCGCGCCCATCCCACGTGACCTGTCCCGTCGGGCCAAACCGGCGTTCCAGCAGGTCGCCGGGGCCGACGCGGTCCGCGCGGTGGCCCGCGAGCACGGCTTCCGGGCGGCCAGCGCCGGGGAGGCGGTGCAGGCCGCGATCGCCGCCGGCACCCGGGGCGGGCCGCTGCTCGACGAACTGGCCCGCCGGCTGGCGCTCGGCGTCGCCAGCAGCTGCGTCGTGCTCGATCCACCGCTCGTCGTGCTCACCGGAGAGGTCGGCCGGGCCGGCGGCAGCGCTCTGGCCGAGCGGGTGCAGCACGAGGTCGCCGCGATCACCCTCGTCGCGCCCCGGGTCACGGTCACCGAGGTGGAGGACGAGCCGGTGCTGCAGGGAGCGTTGCGGATCGCCCTGGACGCGGTCCGTGACGAGGTCTTCGGCTCCACGGTGGGGTGA
- the ahcY gene encoding adenosylhomocysteinase, with protein MTVTLTADTAGSVSDFKVADLSLAAFGRKEIELAEHEMPGLMALRREYAAQQPFKGKKIAGSLHMTVQTAVLIETLTALGADVRWVSCNIFSTQDHAAAAVVVGPNGTVDDPQGVAVYAWKGETLEEYWWCTEQMLTWPDGKGPDSIVDDGGDVTLLIHLGKQFEAAGAVPSTAPTDSHEYGIILDTLRASLAATPTKYTEMAEPIIGVSEETTTGVNRLYELAREGNLLFPAINVNDSVTKSKFDNKYGIRHSLVDGLNRATDVMIAGKLAVICGYGDVGKGAVESLRGQGARIVVTEIDPICALQAAMDGLDVVTLDDVVERGDIFITTTGNKDIIMAEHMAKMKHNAIVGNVGHFDNEIDMAGLAKVPGIEKLNIKPQVDVWRFPDGHAVIVLSEGRLLNLGNATGHPSFVMSTSFSNQVIAQVELFAKIGEYDKQVYVLPKHLDEKVARLHLDAFGAKLTVLSKAQADYIGVDVAGPYKPEHYRY; from the coding sequence GTGACCGTCACTCTGACCGCCGACACCGCCGGTTCGGTCAGCGACTTCAAGGTCGCCGACCTGTCCCTGGCGGCGTTCGGTCGTAAGGAGATCGAGCTCGCCGAGCACGAGATGCCCGGTCTGATGGCGCTGCGCCGCGAGTACGCCGCCCAGCAGCCGTTCAAGGGCAAGAAGATCGCCGGTTCGCTGCACATGACCGTGCAGACCGCGGTGCTGATCGAGACGCTGACCGCGCTCGGAGCCGACGTTCGTTGGGTCTCCTGCAACATCTTCTCCACCCAGGACCACGCCGCCGCGGCGGTCGTCGTCGGCCCGAACGGCACCGTCGACGACCCGCAGGGCGTCGCGGTGTACGCGTGGAAGGGCGAGACGCTCGAGGAGTACTGGTGGTGCACCGAGCAGATGCTCACCTGGCCGGACGGCAAGGGGCCGGACTCGATCGTCGACGACGGCGGTGACGTGACGCTGCTCATTCACCTCGGCAAGCAGTTCGAGGCGGCCGGGGCGGTGCCGTCGACCGCGCCGACCGACTCGCACGAGTACGGCATCATCCTGGACACCCTGCGGGCGTCGCTGGCGGCGACGCCGACCAAGTACACCGAGATGGCCGAGCCGATCATCGGTGTCTCCGAGGAGACCACCACCGGCGTCAACCGCCTCTACGAGCTGGCCCGCGAGGGCAACCTGCTCTTCCCGGCGATCAACGTCAACGACTCGGTGACCAAGAGCAAGTTCGACAACAAGTACGGCATCCGGCACTCGTTGGTCGACGGGCTCAACCGGGCCACCGACGTGATGATCGCCGGCAAGCTCGCGGTGATCTGCGGATACGGCGACGTCGGCAAGGGTGCGGTGGAGTCGCTGCGTGGCCAGGGTGCCCGGATCGTGGTGACCGAGATCGACCCGATCTGCGCGTTGCAGGCGGCGATGGACGGGCTCGACGTGGTGACCCTGGACGACGTGGTCGAGCGGGGCGACATCTTCATCACCACGACCGGCAACAAGGACATCATCATGGCCGAGCACATGGCCAAGATGAAGCACAACGCGATCGTCGGCAACGTCGGGCACTTCGACAACGAGATCGACATGGCCGGTCTGGCCAAGGTGCCGGGGATCGAGAAGCTCAACATCAAGCCGCAGGTCGACGTGTGGCGCTTCCCGGACGGGCACGCGGTGATCGTGCTCTCCGAGGGCCGGCTGCTCAACCTCGGCAACGCGACCGGGCACCCGAGCTTCGTGATGTCGACGTCCTTCTCCAACCAGGTGATCGCCCAGGTGGAGCTGTTCGCCAAGATCGGTGAGTACGACAAGCAGGTGTACGTGCTGCCCAAGCACCTCGACGAGAAGGTCGCCCGGCTGCACCTGGACGCGTTCGGCGCCAAGCTGACCGTGCTCAGCAAGGCCCAGGCGGACTACATCGGCGTCGACGTCGCCGGCCCGTACAAGCCGGAGCACTACCGCTACTGA
- a CDS encoding ABC transporter permease, translating into MTRVLTVAEMTVREASRRRGVLVILLLFPLFFYLARRGDHAGQSIRFVCLGLGWALSTAALFAGNANRDLEARLRLSGYRPAQLWTGRLLALWAVGLALSVPYFLLVLVDQAGVRHGAIALIMVIMVAVSVPFGLAISAVLPRELEGTLILLTIVGLQMVLDPSSPVARVMPFWFSREIATYAIDHTDSGYLNRGLLHGVIVAVTLIALVALATAIRLRRRPHLRFG; encoded by the coding sequence GTGACCAGGGTGCTCACGGTGGCGGAGATGACGGTGCGCGAGGCGTCCCGACGACGCGGCGTACTGGTGATTTTGCTGCTCTTTCCGCTCTTTTTCTACCTGGCCCGCCGGGGCGACCACGCCGGGCAGTCGATCCGGTTCGTCTGTCTCGGGCTGGGTTGGGCGTTGAGCACGGCCGCGCTGTTCGCCGGCAACGCCAACCGCGATCTCGAAGCCCGGCTGCGGCTGTCCGGCTACCGACCGGCGCAGCTGTGGACCGGCCGGCTGCTGGCGCTCTGGGCGGTCGGCCTGGCGTTGTCCGTTCCGTACTTCCTGTTGGTGCTCGTCGACCAGGCCGGCGTGCGGCACGGCGCGATCGCGCTGATTATGGTGATCATGGTGGCCGTCTCGGTGCCGTTCGGGCTGGCGATCAGCGCCGTGCTGCCCCGCGAGTTGGAAGGCACCCTGATCCTGCTGACCATCGTCGGGCTGCAGATGGTGCTGGACCCGTCCAGCCCGGTGGCCCGGGTGATGCCGTTCTGGTTCAGCCGGGAGATCGCCACCTACGCGATCGACCACACCGACAGCGGCTACCTCAACCGAGGGCTGCTGCACGGTGTGATCGTCGCGGTGACCCTGATCGCCCTGGTCGCGCTCGCCACCGCGATCCGGCTACGCCGCCGGCCGCACCTACGCTTCGGATAG
- a CDS encoding ribokinase — translation MTRPRIAVVGSANMDLVATTPRLPLPGETLLGSDFVMVPGGKGANQAIAAARAGGDCVFLGAVGSDAFGVTLTGRIARSGVDTGQLRVVYGSSGVAVVMVNTAGENAIVVTPGANAAFLGLTEPDLAAIRAADVLVAQLEIPLATVQAAASAAREAGTRVVLNAAPARQLPAELLDAVDLLVVNEVEARAIVGAGRENPAALLSVVRRAVLTLGAEGAWFVDRDGTVHHAPAFAVETVDTTAAGDAFTGALAVAWGEGRELVEAVRWASAAGAACVRRLGASVSLPDRAEIDALAG, via the coding sequence GTGACACGCCCGCGGATCGCGGTGGTGGGCAGCGCGAACATGGACCTGGTGGCGACCACGCCGCGCCTGCCGTTGCCGGGGGAGACCCTGCTCGGCAGCGACTTCGTCATGGTTCCCGGCGGCAAGGGCGCCAACCAGGCGATCGCCGCGGCCCGCGCCGGCGGGGACTGCGTCTTCCTCGGTGCGGTCGGGTCGGACGCGTTCGGGGTCACCCTCACCGGGCGGATCGCCCGGTCCGGCGTGGACACCGGCCAACTGCGGGTGGTGTACGGGTCGTCCGGTGTCGCGGTCGTGATGGTCAACACGGCCGGGGAGAACGCGATCGTCGTGACGCCGGGCGCCAACGCGGCGTTCCTCGGGCTCACCGAGCCGGACCTGGCGGCGATCCGGGCGGCTGACGTACTGGTGGCGCAGCTGGAGATCCCGTTGGCGACGGTGCAGGCGGCCGCGTCGGCTGCCCGCGAGGCGGGCACCCGGGTGGTCCTCAACGCCGCGCCCGCCCGTCAGCTGCCGGCCGAGTTGCTGGACGCGGTGGACCTGCTGGTGGTCAACGAGGTGGAGGCGCGGGCGATCGTCGGTGCCGGGCGGGAGAACCCGGCGGCGCTGCTGTCGGTGGTGCGCCGAGCGGTGCTCACCCTGGGGGCGGAGGGTGCCTGGTTCGTCGACCGCGACGGTACGGTGCACCACGCGCCGGCGTTCGCGGTGGAGACGGTGGACACGACCGCGGCGGGGGACGCGTTCACCGGGGCGCTGGCGGTGGCCTGGGGGGAGGGCCGGGAGCTGGTCGAAGCGGTCCGCTGGGCGTCGGCCGCCGGGGCAGCGTGCGTACGCCGGTTGGGCGCGTCGGTGTCCCTGCCCGACCGGGCCGAGATCGACGCGTTGGCCGGCTGA
- a CDS encoding NADPH-dependent F420 reductase, translating to MDIGIIGAGNVGSALARRLTEVGHQVTISASSPDSPRLAEATTATGVTAGDASQAAAAELVVLAVPYAELAGTLAGPVADALAGTTVVDVTNPLGPDHMSLLVGHDTSAAEQVAAMIPAAHVVKAFNTVLAPNHARPVLGGVRQSVPVAGDDLAAKKSVQELGTQLGFDTVDAGPLSSARYLEPVAALLIQVAYGGGAGPTVGLALARD from the coding sequence ATGGACATCGGCATCATCGGGGCTGGAAACGTCGGATCCGCACTGGCCCGCCGGCTGACCGAGGTCGGCCACCAGGTGACGATCTCCGCGTCGAGCCCGGATTCACCTCGACTGGCCGAGGCGACCACAGCCACCGGCGTCACCGCCGGCGACGCGTCCCAGGCCGCCGCCGCCGAACTGGTCGTGCTGGCGGTGCCGTACGCCGAACTCGCCGGCACTCTCGCCGGCCCGGTGGCGGACGCGCTGGCCGGCACCACCGTGGTCGACGTGACGAATCCGTTGGGTCCCGACCACATGTCGCTGCTGGTCGGGCACGACACGTCAGCGGCCGAACAGGTCGCGGCGATGATCCCGGCGGCCCACGTGGTCAAGGCGTTCAACACCGTGCTGGCACCCAACCACGCCCGCCCGGTACTCGGCGGCGTCCGGCAGTCGGTGCCGGTGGCCGGCGACGACCTGGCCGCCAAGAAGTCCGTGCAGGAACTCGGCACCCAGCTCGGGTTCGACACGGTCGACGCCGGCCCGCTGTCCAGCGCCCGTTACCTGGAGCCGGTGGCCGCGCTGCTGATCCAGGTCGCGTACGGCGGTGGGGCCGGACCGACGGTCGGCTTGGCTCTCGCCCGCGACTGA
- a CDS encoding glycoside hydrolase family 3 N-terminal domain-containing protein, whose product MSNDPGLRRLALRTLLAAFAGTTVPQWAIDLVDDGLAGHTLFGGNVVDPDQVRAATTALRAARPDVLIAIDEEGGDVTRLAHATGSPYPGNAALGAVDDPALTRQVYHAIGGDLAACGANLNLAPTVDVNTADDNPIIGTRSFGADPARVAAHAAAAVVGLADAGIAACAKHFPGHGATVTDSHLELPTVDVPLSVLRERDLPPFAAVISAGVAAIMTAHIRVPALTGDTPATLSHAALTGLLRQEYAYQGVIVTDALEMRGATLAAGGIAPAAVAALAAGADLLCIGARVDQALVELIASAIADAIVDGTLPRDRVEQAADRVGVLATAVGPAAGGTRSAIDLGYAAARRAIRVEGVLDGLDTALVVQLTAGSTIAEGRVPWGLGPHLGGVEQLRVAPAEISVAEVAAAAGGRPLVLVGRHLHRVPGAPELIEQLAARHPVSVVEMGWPSAWRPAGVRAFVTTYGASHANGRAAAEALGLAA is encoded by the coding sequence ATGTCGAACGACCCGGGTCTGCGCCGGCTGGCGCTGCGTACCCTGCTCGCCGCGTTCGCCGGCACCACCGTCCCGCAGTGGGCGATCGACCTGGTCGACGACGGCCTCGCCGGGCACACCCTGTTCGGCGGCAACGTCGTCGACCCCGATCAGGTCCGGGCAGCCACCACCGCGCTACGCGCCGCCCGCCCGGACGTGCTGATCGCCATCGACGAGGAAGGCGGCGACGTCACCCGGCTGGCCCACGCCACCGGCAGCCCGTACCCGGGCAACGCCGCACTCGGCGCGGTCGACGACCCGGCGCTGACCCGGCAGGTCTACCACGCGATCGGCGGCGACCTCGCCGCCTGCGGCGCGAACCTCAACCTCGCACCGACCGTCGACGTGAACACCGCCGACGACAACCCGATCATCGGCACCCGGTCGTTCGGCGCGGACCCAGCCAGGGTCGCCGCGCACGCCGCGGCGGCCGTCGTCGGGCTCGCCGACGCCGGGATCGCCGCCTGCGCCAAGCATTTCCCCGGCCACGGCGCGACCGTCACCGACTCGCACCTCGAGCTGCCCACTGTCGACGTACCGCTGTCCGTGCTCCGCGAGCGGGACCTGCCACCGTTCGCGGCGGTGATCTCGGCCGGCGTCGCCGCGATCATGACCGCGCACATCCGGGTCCCTGCCCTCACCGGCGACACGCCTGCCACCCTGAGCCACGCCGCGTTGACCGGACTGCTCCGCCAGGAGTACGCGTACCAGGGGGTGATCGTGACCGACGCGTTGGAGATGCGCGGCGCCACCCTGGCCGCCGGCGGGATCGCGCCGGCCGCCGTCGCCGCTCTGGCCGCCGGTGCCGACCTGCTCTGCATCGGCGCCCGGGTCGATCAGGCCCTGGTGGAGCTGATCGCGTCGGCGATCGCCGATGCGATCGTCGACGGCACCCTGCCGCGCGACCGGGTCGAGCAGGCCGCCGACCGGGTCGGCGTGCTCGCCACGGCGGTCGGACCGGCTGCGGGTGGGACCCGGTCGGCGATCGATCTGGGGTACGCCGCGGCCCGGCGGGCGATCCGGGTGGAGGGAGTCCTCGACGGGCTGGACACCGCGCTGGTGGTGCAGCTGACCGCCGGCTCGACGATCGCCGAGGGACGGGTGCCCTGGGGACTCGGCCCACACCTGGGCGGCGTCGAGCAGCTACGGGTGGCACCGGCCGAGATCTCGGTCGCCGAGGTGGCGGCCGCCGCCGGGGGCCGGCCGCTGGTGCTGGTCGGCCGGCATCTGCACCGGGTGCCCGGCGCCCCGGAGCTGATCGAGCAATTGGCCGCCCGGCACCCGGTCTCGGTGGTCGAGATGGGCTGGCCGTCGGCGTGGCGCCCGGCCGGGGTGCGGGCGTTCGTCACCACGTACGGTGCCAGCCACGCCAACGGCCGGGCCGCCGCCGAAGCGCTCGGCCTGGCCGCCTGA
- a CDS encoding ABC transporter ATP-binding protein, whose product MAPATSVRPGAVSGLLAWLDGRVPTVADDLVIEFDSVGVTRSGAALLQDVTLRVRPEQRWVVLGPNGAGKTTLLSLAAGRLHPTTGVVRVLGEQLGRTDLAELRTRIGLTTAALAERIPGTERVLDVVLTAAWSVVGRWRERYDAMDVDRAQELLGQLGVGGFTQRDYGTLSEGERKRVQIARALMTDPELLLLDEPAAGLDLGAREELVARLGTLAQDPDAPALVLVTHHVEEIPPGFSHALLLREGVVVAAGELAATITGDHLSKTFGLPLVVDRVGDRYTARAV is encoded by the coding sequence GTGGCGCCGGCCACCTCCGTCCGGCCGGGTGCGGTGAGCGGCCTGTTGGCGTGGTTGGATGGTCGGGTGCCTACCGTTGCTGACGACTTGGTGATCGAGTTCGACTCCGTGGGCGTGACCCGCTCCGGCGCGGCTCTGCTGCAGGACGTCACCCTGCGGGTGCGCCCCGAGCAGCGCTGGGTGGTGCTCGGCCCCAACGGCGCGGGCAAGACCACCCTGCTGAGCCTCGCCGCCGGCCGGCTGCACCCCACGACCGGCGTCGTGCGGGTCCTCGGCGAGCAGCTGGGCCGCACCGACCTGGCCGAGCTTCGTACCCGGATCGGGCTGACCACGGCGGCGCTCGCCGAGCGGATCCCCGGCACCGAGCGGGTCCTCGACGTGGTCCTCACCGCGGCCTGGTCGGTGGTCGGCCGCTGGCGGGAGCGCTACGACGCGATGGACGTCGACCGGGCCCAGGAGCTGCTCGGGCAGTTGGGCGTCGGTGGGTTCACCCAACGCGACTACGGCACCCTGTCCGAAGGGGAACGCAAGCGGGTGCAGATCGCCCGGGCGTTGATGACCGACCCGGAGCTGCTGCTGCTCGACGAGCCGGCGGCCGGGCTCGATCTCGGCGCGCGCGAGGAACTGGTCGCCCGGCTGGGCACCCTGGCCCAGGACCCGGACGCGCCGGCGCTGGTGCTGGTCACCCACCATGTCGAGGAGATCCCGCCGGGCTTCAGCCATGCCCTGCTGCTGCGCGAAGGCGTGGTCGTGGCCGCCGGCGAGCTGGCCGCGACGATCACCGGGGATCACCTGTCGAAGACGTTCGGCCTGCCGTTGGTGGTCGACCGGGTCGGCGACCGCTACACCGCCCGCGCCGTCTGA
- a CDS encoding ATP-binding cassette domain-containing protein — protein MNHQAWLAALASELHRHGVDRELAGHVVAEAAAHLHDSGEPPMAVFGNPAAYATDVVRSVGGPAHLPRRTGPGPVRLDVRDVSKRYRRRTVLDRVRLTVRAGEIAAIVGANGSGKSTLLRICAGLASPDSGSVRVHGTFGYCPQDGGTADFLHPDEHFTLVGAGRRLTRAQSRAAGRAQAAVLDWDAATEVQARHLSGGTRQKLNLVLAGLGDPDLLLLDEPYQGFDRGTYLDFWHQVWRWRDAGKAIVVVTHLLNQLDRVDRVLDLTGKADSAGQVDHTGGVDLTGMEANR, from the coding sequence GTGAACCACCAGGCATGGCTGGCCGCACTCGCCAGCGAACTGCACCGGCACGGCGTCGACCGTGAGCTCGCCGGGCATGTCGTCGCCGAGGCCGCCGCGCACCTGCACGACAGCGGAGAGCCGCCGATGGCGGTCTTCGGCAACCCGGCCGCGTACGCCACCGACGTGGTCCGCAGCGTCGGCGGCCCGGCCCACCTGCCGCGCCGGACCGGACCAGGGCCGGTCCGCCTGGACGTACGCGACGTCAGCAAACGCTACCGGCGGCGGACAGTGCTGGACCGGGTGCGGCTGACGGTACGGGCCGGGGAGATCGCCGCGATCGTCGGTGCCAACGGCAGCGGCAAGAGCACCCTGCTGCGCATCTGTGCCGGGCTGGCCAGTCCGGACAGTGGCAGCGTGCGGGTGCACGGCACCTTCGGCTACTGCCCGCAGGACGGCGGGACCGCCGACTTCCTGCACCCGGACGAACACTTCACGCTGGTCGGCGCCGGCCGGCGGCTCACTCGGGCGCAGTCGCGCGCCGCCGGCCGCGCCCAGGCCGCCGTCCTGGACTGGGACGCGGCGACGGAGGTCCAGGCGCGGCATCTCTCCGGCGGCACCCGGCAGAAGCTCAACCTGGTGCTGGCCGGGCTCGGCGACCCCGACCTGCTGCTGCTCGATGAGCCGTACCAGGGCTTCGACCGGGGCACCTACCTGGACTTCTGGCATCAGGTGTGGCGGTGGCGCGACGCCGGCAAGGCGATCGTGGTGGTCACCCACCTGCTGAACCAACTCGACCGGGTCGACCGGGTCCTCGATCTGACCGGCAAAGCCGACTCCGCCGGTCAGGTGGACCACACCGGCGGAGTCGACCTGACCGGCATGGAGGCAAACCGGTGA
- a CDS encoding PadR family transcriptional regulator, with translation MDQERRGQWLRGVLDLCVLAALRRHESYGYELAQSLQAAGLGPIKGGTLYPVLLRLQRTGLVSAQWRDGTSGPARKYYQLTPTGAQALRQATADWQAFSAGVDTILQEVTAP, from the coding sequence GTGGATCAGGAGCGGCGCGGTCAATGGCTACGGGGGGTGCTGGACCTCTGCGTCCTGGCGGCGCTGCGCCGACACGAGTCGTACGGCTACGAGCTGGCCCAGTCGCTGCAGGCCGCCGGGCTGGGGCCGATCAAGGGCGGCACGCTCTATCCCGTACTGCTGCGGTTGCAGCGCACCGGCCTGGTGAGCGCCCAGTGGCGCGACGGCACCAGCGGTCCGGCCCGCAAGTACTACCAGCTGACCCCGACCGGCGCGCAGGCGCTGCGCCAGGCCACCGCCGACTGGCAGGCCTTCAGCGCCGGTGTCGACACGATCCTGCAGGAGGTGACCGCCCCGTGA
- a CDS encoding SRPBCC family protein: MINIGQQISSVERRMGSRVLEAGTARVQTISRTYQASLDELWDACTNPERLPRWFAPVSGDLTLHGRYQLEGNAGGVVQRCDPPKSFAATWEFGGEVSWIEVRLTPQSDSETRFELEHVAHIDDERWAQFGPGATGVGWDLALLGLDLHLSDPQTAMDPQAAEEWSTSAEGREFITRSSEQWRQASIAEGTDPALASEAAARTTAFYTGTA; encoded by the coding sequence ATGATCAATATTGGCCAGCAGATCAGCAGCGTCGAACGCCGGATGGGCAGCCGCGTGCTCGAGGCCGGCACCGCCCGCGTACAGACCATCTCGCGTACCTACCAGGCGAGCCTCGACGAGCTGTGGGACGCCTGCACGAATCCCGAACGGCTCCCCCGCTGGTTCGCGCCCGTCTCCGGCGATCTCACCCTGCACGGCCGCTACCAGTTGGAAGGCAACGCCGGCGGCGTCGTGCAACGGTGCGACCCACCAAAGAGCTTCGCGGCCACCTGGGAGTTTGGCGGCGAGGTGAGCTGGATCGAGGTACGGCTGACCCCACAGTCCGACAGCGAGACCCGGTTCGAGTTGGAGCACGTAGCGCACATCGACGACGAGCGGTGGGCCCAGTTCGGCCCGGGTGCCACCGGGGTCGGCTGGGACCTGGCCCTACTCGGGCTGGATCTGCACCTGTCCGACCCGCAGACGGCGATGGACCCGCAGGCCGCCGAGGAGTGGAGCACGTCCGCTGAGGGCCGCGAGTTCATCACCCGCAGCAGCGAGCAGTGGCGCCAGGCGAGCATCGCTGAGGGCACCGATCCGGCGTTGGCGAGTGAAGCGGCGGCTCGAACCACCGCCTTCTACACCGGCACCGCGTAA
- a CDS encoding YccF domain-containing protein, producing the protein MRVILNLLWLIFGGGIVLGLAYGLAALICFALIITIPFGVASLRLAYYSLWPFGRTLVAKSGSGIGSGLANILWVVLAGWWLALTHIVTGVTLCLTIIGIPFGIANFKLVPAAFWPLGREVVDVEDLRRPGLVRA; encoded by the coding sequence ATGCGAGTAATCCTCAACCTGCTCTGGCTCATCTTCGGCGGCGGCATCGTGCTCGGCCTCGCGTACGGGTTGGCGGCGCTGATCTGCTTCGCGCTGATCATCACGATCCCGTTCGGGGTGGCGTCGTTGCGGTTGGCCTACTACTCCCTGTGGCCGTTCGGTCGGACGCTGGTGGCCAAGTCCGGGTCGGGGATCGGCTCCGGGTTGGCGAACATCCTCTGGGTGGTGCTGGCCGGTTGGTGGCTGGCGCTCACCCACATCGTCACCGGCGTCACCCTCTGTCTGACGATCATCGGTATCCCGTTCGGCATCGCCAACTTCAAGCTGGTCCCGGCGGCGTTCTGGCCGCTGGGCCGCGAGGTGGTCGACGTCGAGGACCTACGCCGTCCCGGTCTGGTCCGCGCCTGA